Proteins from a genomic interval of Helicobacter pylori Shi112:
- the tlpB gene encoding methyl-accepting chemotaxis protein TlpB encodes MVFSSMFASLGTRIVLVVLAALISLGGLFIGFVKVMQKDALAQLKEHLETEQYKKREKTLAYMTKLLEQGIHEYYKNFDNTTARKMALDYFKRINDDKGMIYMVVVDKNGIVLFDPVNPKTVGQSGLDAQSVDGVYYVRGYLEAAKKGGGYTYYKMPKYDGGVPEKKFAYSHYDEVSSMVIATTSYYTDINTENKAITEGVDKVFNESATKLFLWILTATIALVVLTLIYAKLRIVKRIDELVLKINAFSHGDKDLRAKIDVDDRNDEISQVGRGVNLFVENARLIIEEIKGTSTLNKTSMDKLVQIAQETQKSMKNSSTTLDSVKNKATGIASMMSASIEQSQGLRKRLIETQALVKESKDAIGDLFSQITESAHTEEELSSKVEQLSRNADDVKSILDIINDIADQTNLLALNAAIEAARAGEHGRGFAVVADEVRNLAGRTQKSLAEINSTIMVIVQEIDAVSSQMNLNSQKMERLSDMSKSVQETYDKMSSNLSSVVSDSNQSMDDYAKSGHQIEAMVSDFVEVEKVSSKTLTDSSDILNIAMHVSETTMNLDKQVNLFKT; translated from the coding sequence ATGGTGTTTTCTTCAATGTTTGCTTCGTTAGGGACTCGTATCGTGCTGGTCGTGTTAGCCGCGCTTATTTCTTTAGGGGGGCTTTTTATTGGTTTTGTAAAGGTTATGCAAAAAGATGCGTTAGCGCAACTCAAGGAGCATTTAGAAACCGAGCAATACAAAAAGCGTGAAAAAACGCTCGCTTACATGACAAAACTTCTTGAACAGGGCATTCATGAGTATTACAAAAATTTTGACAATACCACTGCAAGAAAAATGGCTTTGGATTATTTTAAACGCATTAACGACGATAAGGGCATGATTTATATGGTGGTGGTGGATAAAAACGGGATAGTCTTGTTTGATCCAGTCAATCCTAAAACCGTAGGCCAATCAGGGCTTGACGCTCAGAGCGTTGATGGGGTGTATTATGTTAGGGGGTATTTGGAAGCGGCTAAAAAAGGGGGAGGCTACACTTATTATAAAATGCCTAAATACGATGGAGGCGTGCCGGAGAAAAAATTCGCCTATTCGCATTATGATGAGGTGTCTTCAATGGTGATCGCAACGACTTCTTATTACACTGACATTAACACAGAAAATAAAGCGATCACAGAAGGCGTGGACAAGGTTTTTAATGAAAGCGCCACGAAATTATTCCTTTGGATACTGACAGCGACGATAGCGTTAGTGGTTTTGACGCTCATATACGCTAAATTAAGGATCGTGAAACGCATTGATGAACTGGTCCTTAAAATCAACGCTTTCAGCCATGGGGATAAGGATTTGAGGGCCAAAATTGATGTGGATGATCGCAACGATGAAATCTCGCAAGTGGGCCGTGGGGTCAATTTGTTTGTGGAAAACGCCCGCTTGATCATAGAAGAGATTAAAGGGACTTCCACCCTCAATAAAACTTCAATGGATAAATTAGTCCAAATCGCGCAAGAAACCCAAAAGAGCATGAAAAATTCATCAACCACCCTAGATTCCGTAAAAAATAAAGCCACTGGTATAGCGAGCATGATGAGTGCTTCCATAGAGCAGTCTCAAGGGTTAAGGAAGCGTTTGATTGAAACGCAAGCGCTTGTCAAAGAGAGTAAGGATGCGATCGGGGATTTATTTTCTCAAATCACAGAGAGCGCGCACACTGAAGAGGAACTCTCTAGCAAAGTGGAGCAACTAAGCCGTAACGCTGATGATGTCAAATCCATTTTGGATATTATCAATGATATTGCCGATCAAACCAATCTTTTAGCCCTAAACGCCGCTATTGAAGCCGCACGGGCCGGCGAGCATGGCAGAGGCTTTGCGGTGGTGGCTGATGAAGTTAGGAATTTAGCCGGGCGCACTCAAAAGTCTTTAGCCGAAATCAATTCCACTATCATGGTGATTGTCCAAGAAATCGATGCTGTAAGCTCGCAAATGAATCTCAATTCGCAAAAAATGGAGCGCTTGAGCGATATGAGTAAAAGCGTGCAAGAAACTTACGACAAAATGAGTTCCAATTTAAGCTCAGTCGTATCAGACAGCAATCAAAGCATGGACGATTACGCCAAATCCGGACACCAAATTGAAGCTATGGTAAGCGATTTTGTAGAAGTGGAAAAAGTGTCTTCTAAGACTTTAACTGATTCTTCAGATATTTTAAACATCGCTATGCATGTGAGCGAAACGACCATGAATTTAGACAAACAAGTGAATTTGTTTAAAACTTAA
- a CDS encoding bifunctional metallophosphatase/5'-nucleotidase, translating to MKKLVLIVFLTLTLSISAKEVKIVFLETSDIHGRLFSYDYATGEQKPNNGLTRIAALIKKQRAENKNVVLIDSGDLLQGNSAELFNDEPIHPLVLAENDLKFDIRVLGNHEFNFSKDFLEKNIKGFNGDVVNANIIKTADNQPFVKPYAIKKIDGVRVAIVGYVVPHIPTWEASTPEHFAGLEFLDAEEALKKTLKELKGKYDVLIGAFHLGREDEKGGDGVPDLAKKFPQFDIIFAGHEHAVYNTKIGKVHTIEPGAYGAYLAKGVVMFDTKTKKKIVTTENLPTKGVPEDEELAKKYEYVDKKSKEYANEVVGEVTKTFIDRPDFITGEEKITTMPTAALQETPVIELINNVQKYYAKADVSAAALFNFGTNLKKGPFKRKDVAYIYKFANTLIGVKITGENLLKYMEWSYQFYNQLQPGDLTISFNENIRGYNFDMFSGVKYQVDVTKPAGSRIINPTINNKPIDPKAVYKLAINNYRFGTLSKTLNLVTDANRYYNSYDELQDNGQIRDLIIKYITEEKGGKVTPELEHNWEIINYNFKNPLLEKLREKLKEGSIKIPTSKDGRTLNVKSIKESEVK from the coding sequence ATGAAAAAATTGGTTTTAATCGTCTTTTTAACGCTAACGCTTTCAATATCTGCAAAAGAAGTGAAAATAGTATTTTTAGAAACTTCAGACATTCATGGGCGGCTTTTTTCGTATGATTATGCGACTGGCGAGCAAAAACCCAATAATGGCTTGACAAGGATTGCGGCTTTAATCAAAAAGCAGAGGGCTGAGAATAAAAATGTGGTTTTGATTGACAGCGGGGATTTGTTGCAGGGTAATAGCGCGGAGTTGTTTAATGATGAGCCTATCCACCCGTTAGTTTTAGCTGAAAATGATTTGAAATTTGATATTCGTGTGCTTGGGAATCACGAGTTCAATTTCAGTAAAGATTTTTTAGAGAAAAATATCAAGGGGTTTAACGGCGATGTTGTGAATGCGAATATCATCAAAACCGCGGACAATCAGCCGTTTGTAAAGCCTTATGCGATCAAGAAAATTGATGGCGTGAGGGTGGCAATTGTGGGGTATGTGGTGCCACACATCCCCACTTGGGAAGCTTCTACGCCTGAACATTTTGCAGGCTTAGAGTTTTTGGACGCTGAAGAAGCGTTAAAAAAGACCTTAAAAGAGCTAAAAGGGAAGTATGATGTTTTGATTGGCGCTTTTCATTTGGGGCGAGAAGATGAGAAAGGTGGCGATGGAGTCCCTGATCTAGCGAAAAAATTCCCGCAATTTGACATCATTTTTGCAGGGCATGAGCATGCGGTTTATAACACCAAAATAGGAAAGGTGCACACCATTGAGCCTGGAGCGTATGGGGCTTATCTGGCAAAAGGCGTGGTAATGTTTGATACCAAAACGAAGAAAAAAATCGTAACGACTGAAAATTTACCCACAAAAGGCGTGCCAGAAGATGAAGAATTAGCGAAAAAATACGAATATGTGGATAAAAAATCAAAAGAATACGCTAATGAAGTTGTCGGCGAAGTTACAAAAACCTTTATTGACAGGCCTGATTTTATCACAGGAGAAGAAAAAATCACTACGATGCCCACCGCCGCATTGCAAGAAACACCGGTGATAGAATTGATTAATAATGTGCAAAAATATTATGCAAAAGCCGATGTTTCAGCGGCAGCCTTATTCAATTTTGGCACCAATTTGAAAAAAGGGCCTTTCAAAAGAAAAGATGTCGCCTATATTTACAAGTTCGCTAATACGCTCATTGGAGTGAAAATAACGGGTGAAAATCTGTTGAAATACATGGAATGGTCGTATCAATTTTACAATCAGTTGCAACCAGGAGATTTGACGATCAGTTTTAATGAAAATATTCGTGGTTATAACTTTGATATGTTTTCTGGCGTGAAATACCAAGTTGATGTTACAAAACCCGCCGGATCAAGGATTATTAATCCGACAATCAACAACAAACCCATTGACCCCAAAGCGGTCTATAAATTAGCGATCAACAATTACCGATTTGGGACATTATCCAAGACATTAAATTTGGTTACAGACGCTAATAGGTATTATAATTCTTACGATGAATTGCAAGATAATGGGCAGATACGAGATTTGATCATCAAATACATCACGGAAGAAAAAGGCGGGAAGGTAACCCCTGAACTGGAACATAACTGGGAAATCATCAACTATAATTTCAAAAACCCGTTGCTGGAAAAATTGAGAGAAAAATTAAAAGAGGGGAGCATCAAAATCCCCACTTCAAAAGACGGGAGAACTTTGAATGTCAAATCCATTAAGGAAAGTGAAGTTAAATAA
- a CDS encoding S-ribosylhomocysteine lyase, whose product MKTPKMNVESFNLDHTKVKAPYVRIADRKKGVNGDLIVKYDVRFKQPNKDHMDMPSLHSLEHLVAEIIRNHASYVIDWSPMGCQTGFYLTVLNHDNYTEILEVLEKTMQDVLKATEVPASNEKQCGWAANHTLEGAQNLARAFLDKRTEWSEVGV is encoded by the coding sequence ATGAAAACGCCAAAAATGAATGTAGAGAGTTTTAATTTGGATCACACCAAAGTCAAAGCCCCTTATGTGCGTATCGCTGATCGCAAAAAGGGCGTTAATGGGGATTTGATCGTCAAATACGATGTGCGCTTCAAGCAGCCCAACAAAGATCACATGGACATGCCAAGCTTGCATTCTTTAGAGCATTTAGTCGCTGAGATCATCCGCAACCATGCCAGTTATGTTATAGATTGGTCGCCTATGGGTTGCCAAACGGGATTTTATCTCACGGTGTTAAACCATGACAATTACACAGAGATTTTAGAGGTTTTAGAAAAGACGATGCAAGATGTGTTAAAGGCTACAGAAGTGCCTGCCAGCAATGAAAAGCAATGCGGTTGGGCGGCTAACCACACCTTAGAGGGCGCGCAGAATTTAGCACGCGCTTTTTTAGACAAACGCACTGAGTGGTCTGAAGTGGGGGTTTGA
- a CDS encoding cystathionine gamma-synthase, whose translation MRMQTKLIHGGISEDATTGAVSVPIYQTSTYRQDAIGRHKGYEYSRSGNPTRFALEELIADLEGGVKGFAFASGLSGIHAVFSLLQSGDHVLLGDDVYGGTFRLFNKVLVKNGLSCTIIDTSDLSQIKKAIKPNTKALYLETPSNPLLKITDLVQCASVAKDHGLLTIVDNTFATPYCQNPLLLGADIVVHSGTKYLGGHSDVVAGLVTTSNEALAQEIAFFQNAIGGVLGPQDSWLLQRGIKTLGLRMEAHQKNALCVAEFLEKHPKVERVYYPGLSAHPNHELAKKQMRGFSGMLSFTLKNDSEAVAFVESLKLFILGESLGGVESLVGIPAFMTHACIPKVQREAAGIKDGLVRLSVGIEHEQDLLEDLKQAFAKIK comes from the coding sequence ATGCGCATGCAAACAAAATTAATCCATGGGGGCATTAGTGAGGATGCGACAACGGGGGCAGTGAGCGTGCCTATTTATCAAACTTCCACCTACCGCCAAGACGCCATAGGCCGCCATAAGGGCTATGAATACTCTCGCTCAGGCAACCCCACACGCTTTGCTTTAGAAGAACTCATCGCTGATTTAGAAGGGGGGGTTAAGGGGTTTGCTTTTGCCTCTGGTTTATCTGGAATCCATGCCGTTTTTTCCCTCTTGCAATCAGGCGATCATGTGCTATTAGGCGATGATGTCTATGGGGGGACTTTTCGCTTGTTCAATAAAGTGCTTGTCAAAAACGGGCTTTCTTGCACCATTATAGACACTAGCGATCTATCCCAAATCAAAAAGGCTATCAAACCCAACACCAAAGCCCTTTATTTAGAAACCCCTAGTAACCCCTTGCTTAAAATCACGGATTTAGTGCAATGCGCTAGTGTCGCTAAAGATCATGGTTTGCTCACTATCGTGGATAACACCTTTGCCACCCCCTATTGCCAAAACCCGCTTCTTTTGGGAGCGGACATTGTAGTGCATAGCGGCACCAAATACTTAGGCGGGCATAGCGATGTGGTCGCTGGGCTTGTAACCACTAGTAATGAAGCGCTAGCCCAAGAGATCGCTTTTTTCCAAAACGCTATCGGTGGGGTTTTAGGCCCTCAAGACAGCTGGCTGTTGCAAAGAGGGATTAAAACGCTAGGATTACGCATGGAGGCCCATCAAAAAAACGCTCTTTGCGTGGCTGAGTTTTTAGAAAAACACCCTAAAGTGGAAAGGGTTTATTACCCGGGTCTAAGCGCTCACCCTAACCACGAGTTGGCCAAAAAACAGATGCGTGGCTTTAGCGGGATGCTCTCTTTCACTCTCAAAAATGACAGCGAAGCGGTTGCTTTTGTAGAAAGCCTTAAATTATTCATTTTAGGCGAGAGTTTGGGCGGGGTGGAAAGTTTGGTGGGGATTCCAGCATTCATGACCCATGCGTGTATCCCCAAAGTGCAACGAGAAGCTGCCGGGATTAAAGATGGCCTGGTGCGCTTGTCTGTGGGGATTGAGCATGAACAGGATTTGTTAGAAGATTTAAAGCAAGCGTTCGCTAAAATAAAATAA
- a CDS encoding O-acetylserine-dependent cystathionine beta-synthase, producing the protein MIITTMQDAIGRTPVFKFTSKDYPIPTNSAIYAKLEHLNPGGSIKDRLGQYLIEEGFRTGKITSKTTIIEPTAGNTGIALALVALKHHLKTIFVVPEKFSAEKQQIMRALGAKVINTPTSEGISGAIKKSKELAESIPDSYLPLQFENPNNPAAYYHTLAPEIVQELGVGLTSFVAGIGSGGTFAGTARYLKERIPTIRLIGVEPEGSILNGGEPGPHEIEGIGVEFIPPFFANLDIDGFETISDEEGFSYTRKLAKKNGLLVGSSSGAAFVAALKEAQRLPEGSQVLTIFPDVADRYLSKGIYL; encoded by the coding sequence ATGATTATCACCACAATGCAAGACGCCATAGGCCGCACTCCCGTTTTTAAATTCACCAGCAAGGATTACCCCATTCCCACAAATTCCGCCATTTACGCCAAACTAGAGCATTTAAACCCGGGAGGGAGCATCAAAGATCGCTTAGGCCAATACCTTATAGAAGAAGGGTTTAGAACGGGTAAAATCACTTCTAAAACAACCATCATTGAGCCTACCGCAGGCAATACCGGAATCGCTCTAGCTTTAGTAGCGCTCAAGCACCACTTAAAAACCATCTTTGTTGTCCCGGAAAAATTCAGCGCAGAAAAACAACAAATCATGAGGGCTTTGGGGGCTAAAGTGATCAACACGCCTACTAGCGAGGGGATTTCTGGCGCCATTAAAAAAAGTAAAGAGTTAGCTGAAAGTATCCCTGATAGCTATTTGCCCTTGCAATTTGAAAACCCTAATAATCCCGCCGCTTACTACCACACCCTAGCCCCTGAGATTGTCCAAGAATTAGGCGTAGGGCTTACGAGCTTTGTAGCCGGGATAGGGAGTGGTGGCACTTTTGCGGGCACAGCTAGGTATTTGAAAGAACGCATCCCTACGATTCGCTTGATTGGGGTGGAGCCGGAGGGCTCTATTTTGAATGGGGGCGAGCCTGGGCCTCATGAGATTGAGGGCATTGGCGTGGAGTTTATCCCTCCTTTTTTTGCAAACTTGGATATTGATGGCTTTGAAACGATTTCAGATGAAGAGGGTTTTAGCTACACTAGGAAATTAGCCAAGAAAAACGGCTTATTAGTGGGGAGCTCTAGCGGAGCAGCTTTTGTAGCAGCATTGAAAGAAGCGCAACGCCTCCCAGAAGGCAGCCAGGTTTTAACCATTTTCCCGGATGTTGCCGATCGTTATCTCTCAAAAGGTATTTATTTATAA
- the dnaK gene encoding molecular chaperone DnaK, with protein sequence MGKVIGIDLGTTNSAMAVYEGNEAKIIANKEGKNTTPSIVAFTDKGEILVGESAKRQAVTNPEKTIYSIKRIMGLMFNEDKAKEAEKRLPYKIVDRNGACAIEISGKVYTPQEISAKILMKLKEDAESYLGESVTEAVITVPAYFNDSQRKATKEAGTIAGLNVLRIINEPTSAALAYGLDKKESEKIMVYDLGGGTFDVTVLETGDNVVEVLATGGDAFLGGDDFDNRVIDFLASEFKSETGIEIKNDVMALQRLKEAAENAKKELSSAMETEINLPFITADATGPKHLVKKLTRAKFESLTEDLVEETISKIESVIKDAGLTKNEISEVVMVGGSTRIPKVQERVKAFINKDLNKSVNPDEVVAVGASIQGGVLKGDVKDVLLLDVTPLSLGIETLGGVMTKVIDRGTTIPAKKSQVFSTAEDNQPAVSIMVLQGERELARDNKSLGKFDLQGIPPAPRGVPQIEVTFDIDANGILTVSAQDKNTGKSQEIKISGSSGLSDSEIEKMVKDAELHKEEDARKKEVIEARNHADSLAHQTQKSLDEHKTNLNENDANEIQNAINALKECVKNDNATKAELEDKTKALAQAAQKLGEAMANKNNAEQPKKKDDDVIDAEVE encoded by the coding sequence ATGGGAAAAGTTATTGGAATTGATTTAGGGACAACCAACTCCGCAATGGCGGTTTATGAAGGCAATGAAGCAAAGATTATTGCCAATAAAGAGGGTAAAAACACCACTCCTTCTATTGTAGCTTTTACGGATAAGGGCGAGATTTTAGTGGGCGAGAGCGCGAAAAGACAAGCGGTAACCAATCCAGAAAAAACCATTTATTCTATTAAGAGAATCATGGGCTTGATGTTTAATGAAGATAAGGCTAAAGAAGCCGAAAAACGCTTGCCTTATAAGATTGTGGATAGGAATGGGGCTTGCGCGATTGAGATTTCGGGTAAAGTTTATACCCCTCAAGAGATTTCAGCCAAAATTTTAATGAAGCTCAAAGAAGACGCTGAAAGTTATTTGGGCGAGAGCGTTACTGAAGCGGTCATCACGGTTCCGGCTTATTTTAACGACAGCCAAAGGAAAGCGACTAAAGAAGCCGGCACGATTGCAGGGCTTAATGTTTTAAGGATTATCAATGAGCCTACAAGCGCGGCGTTAGCTTATGGCTTGGATAAAAAAGAGAGCGAAAAAATCATGGTTTATGATTTGGGTGGGGGGACTTTTGATGTTACCGTTTTAGAAACAGGCGATAATGTTGTAGAAGTTTTAGCCACAGGGGGCGATGCGTTCTTAGGGGGCGATGATTTTGACAATCGTGTGATTGATTTCTTGGCGAGTGAGTTTAAAAGCGAAACAGGCATTGAAATTAAAAACGATGTGATGGCGTTGCAACGCTTGAAAGAAGCGGCTGAAAACGCTAAAAAAGAGTTGAGCTCCGCGATGGAAACTGAAATCAATTTGCCTTTTATCACCGCAGACGCTACCGGGCCTAAACACTTGGTGAAAAAACTCACTAGGGCTAAATTTGAAAGCTTGACAGAAGATCTAGTGGAAGAAACGATTTCTAAAATTGAAAGCGTGATCAAAGACGCAGGGCTAACCAAAAATGAAATTTCAGAAGTGGTGATGGTGGGCGGCTCCACTCGTATCCCTAAAGTCCAAGAAAGGGTGAAAGCCTTTATCAACAAAGATTTGAATAAAAGCGTCAATCCTGATGAAGTCGTGGCGGTGGGCGCGAGCATTCAAGGGGGCGTGTTGAAAGGCGATGTGAAAGATGTGCTTTTATTAGATGTTACGCCTTTAAGCCTTGGGATTGAAACTTTAGGGGGCGTGATGACTAAAGTGATTGATAGAGGCACGACTATCCCGGCGAAAAAATCTCAAGTGTTCTCAACCGCTGAAGACAACCAGCCCGCTGTGTCTATTATGGTTTTACAGGGTGAAAGGGAATTGGCAAGGGATAATAAATCTTTGGGTAAATTTGATTTGCAAGGCATCCCTCCCGCTCCAAGAGGCGTGCCGCAAATTGAAGTAACCTTTGATATTGACGCTAACGGGATTTTAACCGTGTCAGCGCAAGATAAAAATACCGGTAAAAGCCAAGAGATTAAAATTTCTGGCTCTAGCGGGTTGTCTGATAGCGAAATTGAAAAAATGGTTAAAGACGCTGAATTACACAAAGAAGAAGACGCTAGGAAAAAAGAAGTGATTGAAGCGAGAAACCATGCCGATAGTTTGGCGCACCAAACCCAAAAGAGCCTTGATGAGCATAAAACGAATTTGAATGAAAACGACGCTAACGAGATCCAAAACGCCATTAACGCCCTTAAAGAGTGCGTCAAAAACGATAACGCTACTAAAGCTGAGCTTGAAGACAAAACAAAAGCGTTAGCGCAAGCGGCTCAAAAATTAGGCGAAGCCATGGCGAATAAAAACAACGCCGAGCAGCCCAAGAAAAAAGACGATGATGTGATTGATGCGGAAGTGGAGTGA
- the grpE gene encoding nucleotide exchange factor GrpE — protein MKDKHNQEHDHLSQEEPESCEKACACKEQQGEEMQEASEKECEIKEDFELKYQEMHEKYLRVHADFENVKKRLERDKSMALEYAYEKIALDLLPVIDALLGAHRSAAEEDKESALTKGLELTMEKLHEVLARHGIEGIECLEEFDPNFHNAIMQVKSEEKENGKIVQVFQQGYKYKGRVLRPAMVSIAKND, from the coding sequence ATGAAAGATAAACACAACCAAGAACACGATCATTTAAGCCAAGAAGAGCCAGAGTCTTGCGAAAAGGCTTGCGCTTGCAAAGAACAACAAGGTGAAGAAATGCAAGAAGCGAGCGAAAAAGAATGCGAGATTAAGGAAGATTTTGAGCTTAAATACCAAGAAATGCACGAAAAATACTTAAGAGTGCATGCGGATTTTGAAAATGTGAAAAAGCGCTTAGAAAGAGATAAGAGCATGGCGTTAGAGTATGCGTATGAAAAAATCGCATTGGATCTATTGCCAGTGATTGATGCACTTCTTGGGGCTCATAGAAGCGCAGCTGAAGAGGATAAAGAGAGCGCTTTAACCAAGGGCTTGGAGCTTACGATGGAAAAGTTGCATGAAGTTTTGGCAAGGCATGGCATTGAAGGGATTGAATGCTTAGAAGAATTTGATCCCAATTTCCACAATGCGATCATGCAAGTCAAAAGCGAAGAAAAAGAAAACGGGAAAATCGTGCAAGTTTTTCAGCAGGGCTACAAGTATAAGGGTAGGGTTTTGAGGCCGGCAATGGTGAGCATTGCTAAAAACGATTAA
- a CDS encoding HrcA family transcriptional regulator — MVIDEIFQIMMLKRIKVGSDLNKKESLLDAFVKTYLQILEPISSKRLKELANLKISCATIRNYFQTLSKEGMLYQAHSSGARLPTFKALENYWQKSLRFEILKVNEKRLKSASENFGLFTLLKKPSLERLERVIECEKRFLILDFLAFSCAMSYSVKMEKFLLELVGRSVKEVRSIAASVNALSLARQLERLEYSNTQITRFNLMGLKTLLNSPLFFDILGGKVLERLKKGLHFIEPDCMLVTRPIEFQNKRMQLLCVGKLECDYEGFFQTISKEE, encoded by the coding sequence ATGGTGATTGACGAGATTTTTCAAATAATGATGTTAAAAAGAATTAAAGTAGGTTCTGATTTGAATAAAAAAGAGAGTTTGTTAGATGCGTTTGTTAAAACCTATCTGCAGATTTTAGAACCCATTAGCTCTAAACGCTTAAAAGAGTTGGCAAACTTGAAAATATCTTGCGCGACGATTAGGAATTATTTTCAAACCCTTTCTAAAGAGGGCATGCTCTATCAAGCCCATTCTAGCGGCGCTAGATTGCCCACTTTTAAGGCGCTTGAAAACTATTGGCAAAAGTCGTTGCGCTTTGAAATTTTAAAGGTAAATGAAAAACGCTTAAAAAGCGCGAGTGAAAATTTTGGGCTTTTCACGCTGTTAAAAAAACCGAGTTTGGAGCGTTTAGAAAGAGTCATTGAGTGCGAAAAACGCTTTTTGATTTTGGACTTTTTGGCGTTTTCTTGTGCGATGAGTTACAGCGTTAAAATGGAGAAATTTTTATTAGAACTTGTGGGTAGAAGCGTTAAAGAAGTGCGCTCAATCGCTGCTTCTGTCAATGCGTTGAGTTTGGCTAGGCAATTAGAGCGCTTGGAGTATTCCAACACGCAAATCACACGCTTTAATCTAATGGGGTTAAAAACGCTTTTAAACAGCCCTTTATTTTTTGACATTTTAGGGGGTAAGGTTTTAGAGCGTTTGAAAAAAGGTTTGCATTTTATAGAGCCTGATTGCATGCTAGTAACGCGCCCTATAGAATTTCAAAACAAGCGGATGCAACTGCTTTGCGTGGGGAAATTGGAATGCGATTATGAAGGGTTTTTTCAAACCATTTCTAAGGAGGAATAA
- a CDS encoding class II aldolase and adducin N-terminal domain-containing protein, with product MNTHTRGIDSNLIHSLKSISLSMFRKGFFGLYQGSISARIGTNQFVINKRNAVFDQLNENTLLVLHDKIDYRWKEASLDSPIHASVYREFLDAKFIAYARPPYSLAYSLRHNRLLPRDYLGYRSLGEEISIFNPKDYDSWQERADTEILRQLQESKKHFVFIKGCGIFAYHRELSKLMEVFDLIENSCKVLRLGDLMDYCYNDDPRLSV from the coding sequence ATGAACACACACACAAGAGGCATTGACAGCAATCTGATTCATTCGCTCAAAAGCATTTCATTATCCATGTTTAGAAAGGGTTTTTTTGGGCTTTATCAAGGCTCTATCTCAGCGCGCATTGGCACGAATCAATTTGTGATCAATAAAAGGAACGCTGTTTTTGATCAATTGAATGAAAACACCTTATTGGTTTTGCATGACAAGATAGATTATCGCTGGAAAGAAGCGAGCCTGGATTCGCCCATTCATGCGAGCGTGTATAGGGAGTTTTTGGACGCTAAATTCATCGCTTATGCGCGCCCTCCTTATAGTTTGGCGTATTCCTTGCGCCACAACCGATTGCTCCCTAGGGATTATTTAGGGTATCGTTCTTTGGGCGAAGAAATTTCCATTTTTAACCCCAAAGACTATGACAGCTGGCAAGAAAGAGCGGATACAGAAATTTTACGCCAACTGCAAGAGAGCAAAAAACATTTTGTCTTCATTAAGGGGTGTGGGATTTTTGCCTACCACAGGGAGCTTTCTAAACTCATGGAAGTTTTTGATTTGATTGAAAACTCATGCAAGGTTTTACGACTAGGCGATTTAATGGATTATTGCTATAATGATGATCCACGATTGAGCGTGTAA